A segment of the Candidatus Hydrogenedentota bacterium genome:
CCGTGCCATGAGGCCCCCTTTCCAAGCCCTCGAAAAGCTCCCCTTGCTTTGGCCGCGGGTCCGGATTCTCGCGTAACCACCCCCGCGCCGCCTCTGCGTCTTCGAGCCGCCACAGCGCCACCCAGGCCCCGCGCCGCGACGGCGTCAGCGCCCTGCTGAAACCGCTTAGGCTGATGATGCCGGCCTTCGCAAGCGGGCCAGGCACGCCGCCAAGCGTGCCTGGTCGAACCGGCGTGCCTTGGTCTCTGACAACTTCAACCGGCAGCGGCCGCCCTTCTTCGAGAAGTCTCTGCAAGAAGACCCGCCTTGCCGCGAGCAGTTCCTCCGCCCGCGCAACCTCGATTTCTGCGAGGGCCGCATTACGCATCGCCACGCCGCCTTGGTCGTTCATCGCCGAGCCTCAACCGCCCGCTGCTTGCCTTCGGCCGCGTCCAGAAACTCGATAATGGATTTTCGCCGCCAGCGCACCGCGCCGCCGATTTTCAGCGGCCTGGGCAAGGTTCCTGCGTCCGCGAGCCTGTAAATTGACCGCGGCGATAGGGCCAACATGACCGCAACACCCTGAACATTCAACAACTCACTGGGAAGGTCCGCATGCATTTTAGGTCTCCTTTCGGTTTCACTTGAAGCCCTTCACCCTTCCCCGCAATGAAACCGAAATGAAACCGCCAACAGACAGGCATACTGAAAACACGGCAAGAAACACATGGCAGGGATTGACAAGAACGACAGTTTCAGTGAAACCCGTGAAACTTATTTTCCCCGTGGCCGCGGGCGAAGAAATTGCGCGTCTGTCGTGACCGTCGGCCCTCTGAACTTCAACAGCAAGTCTACAACGCCCGTTGCTTCTTGAAACCGCGCATTGAACCGCGACACAGTCGCCTTCGAGATTCCCTCGGCAAGGACGGTCTTTGGTTGCACAAGCTCAGCCATGAGCCGCAGCAACGCATGCCCCGCGTTCAGGTTGAGTTTTGCCCATGCGATACGCACGTCCTTGCCGCCGTCGCCCTGCCGCCGAATCGAAAACCCGTCACCCCTGATAGTGATTTCCAGTTCCCCGGACTTCGCCCCCGCAAACGCTTGCGGCTGCCTCTTCGGTTGCGCCGTGGCCCGGACCTTGTCCTCACCGCTTGCGTTGCCCTTCGTTTCCTCTTCCCCCTCGAAAACCCCGGGATACCGCCGCTCGAAATCCGCCGCGAACCGATCCCACGGGAAGCCCTCCGTCTTTGCTCGCTTACCCCATTCTTGCGCCGCCATCGCAAACGCCCGCGGATTCGCCCCTGCGCATAACCGCCGCCCCGTGATGCCCTCGTATTGCGAAACCGCTTCCGCAACGGCGCCATCCGGCAACCCTGACATTAGGTCGAGTCGTTCTGACGCCGGAATCCACAGCCGCCGCCCGTCCGTCATCTCAATCACCTGCGGCCGCTTCGCCAGGCCCTCGACCCACCCCCGCATCGCTTGTGCAATTCGCCCGGCCGGGTCTTCGAGCCGCCCCAGGTCCTGGGCATCTCCGCCCCAGCGCCGCAGCGTGCCCCCGCGCACGCGCCCGCCGCTGATTTCAAGCTCGATGGGTGGCCCGATGTCCAGCGCCGCCGCCAGGCGCCGCGCCGCGTTGATGTCCTGCCGCGCCCCTTCCAGCGCCGCGAAAAGTTCCCCCGCCGTCAAGTAGCACGTGCGCCTTGTTCGGTTCGCCGCGTCCTTCGCCGCCTGGGCCGTCCATACCGCCGCGCCGATCCGCTCGCACCGTTCAGCCAGCTCCCCCGCCGCCTGTAACAACCGCGTCTGCTCTTCAAGTGGAATGACTGAAGGTTTGTTCATGCTGCCTTCCTTTGTTCGGGCCGGTCCGGGCCGGGGGTTGCAGGGAAGGCGCAGCACCGCCCGGCCGGACCATTCGCCCCGCCGTCGCGGGACTACCCGTATGTGAGCTATTTTACAGCCTTGTCTTTTCTCGCGGCCATGCGGTCGCACTGCGGGCACAGCGTCAGCATGTCAGTCCAAAGCGCGGGTGTCTTCGCCTCTTTGACCCACCGCCGCCCCCGCCGGACCGCGCCGCACTCCTGACACCGTGTCATGACGCGCAAGACATCATGAGCCTTTTCAGCCTGTCGCCGCCGAAGCACTTCACGCCCCATCTCGATTATGTCTTCGATGCTTTCCGGCACGTCCCGCATTGCCTCCAGTTCGGGGCCTGGTATCTCCCCCCAAGCGTCACGCATGAGCGACAACGCGGACAGCACGCCGTCCGGCCCGTGATCGTCTTCCACGTTGTCGAGTAACGCG
Coding sequences within it:
- a CDS encoding helix-turn-helix domain-containing protein, which translates into the protein MHADLPSELLNVQGVAVMLALSPRSIYRLADAGTLPRPLKIGGAVRWRRKSIIEFLDAAEGKQRAVEARR